A single region of the Streptomyces sp. NBC_01262 genome encodes:
- a CDS encoding SpoIIE family protein phosphatase, whose amino-acid sequence MMHPDPVALVDPWGVVTGWSEGAQRLTGYAPEEVVGRAAAELLAGDPPSRQALAALSGEAVLRRRDGNVVELALRALPLLDGEGEAQGFLVTASAPGALEPSVAEQVFQQASVALSAFDTEQRIMRFNAAAAQRTEFSEESVVGRPLNEIFPTSDLGARSFLQHQRDVIRTGQPMHFEGYGAPQSGGREHAWNVEMWPVRDAFGKLVAVGTAAFDSSEQHWARQRLALLNEAATSIGTTLDVIRTAEELAELVVPRFADFASVDLFDWTLRAEEPSSADVHTDVVLRRAAHWAGPDTRTSAAVAVGDIDTYPPYSPPAHALATGRAVLSQAGDPGLERWIEEHKARAALTRRHGASARSLLAVPLLARGTTLGVAVFARAVRPDPYTADDVSLAEELASRAAVCVDNARRYARERATALTLQRSLLPQRLPRQAAVEVAHRYLPADSVAGVGGDWFDVIPLSGSRIALVVGDVVGHGIHSSATMGRLRTAVRTLADVDLPPDELLTHLDDLVVTLSTDDSAGEDVAELGATCLYAVYDPVSRSLTLAAAGHPPPAVLRPDGTVELVDMAAGPPLGIGGLPFEATELQLDEGSVIALYTDGLIEDRGRDIDQSTAELRRALAGPAGSLEAMCDAVLKAMLPEQPSDDVALLLARTRALGADRAVAWDLSPDPAQVATARQNAVEQLSRWGLEEAAFVTELVVSELVTNAIRYGVPPMRLRLIRDRALICEVSDGSSTSPHLRRANAYDEGGRGLLLVAQLTQRWGSRQTPTGKTIWAEQPLSPE is encoded by the coding sequence ATGATGCATCCCGACCCCGTGGCGCTCGTTGACCCATGGGGCGTTGTGACGGGGTGGAGCGAGGGGGCCCAGCGGCTGACAGGTTACGCGCCCGAGGAGGTCGTGGGGCGTGCGGCGGCAGAGCTGCTGGCGGGCGATCCGCCGTCGCGGCAGGCGCTGGCCGCTCTGTCCGGCGAGGCCGTCCTCCGGCGCCGCGACGGGAACGTCGTCGAACTGGCCCTGCGGGCCCTTCCGCTGCTCGACGGCGAGGGAGAGGCGCAGGGCTTCCTCGTCACCGCCTCGGCACCCGGCGCCCTGGAACCCTCGGTGGCCGAGCAGGTGTTCCAGCAGGCGTCCGTCGCGCTGAGCGCCTTCGACACCGAGCAGCGCATCATGCGCTTCAACGCCGCGGCCGCTCAGAGAACGGAATTCTCCGAGGAGTCGGTGGTGGGCCGGCCCCTCAACGAGATCTTTCCGACGTCCGACCTCGGCGCGCGGAGCTTCCTGCAACATCAGCGCGACGTGATCAGGACCGGGCAGCCCATGCACTTCGAGGGCTACGGCGCTCCGCAGTCCGGCGGCCGCGAGCACGCCTGGAACGTGGAGATGTGGCCCGTACGGGACGCCTTCGGGAAGCTCGTCGCGGTCGGCACAGCGGCCTTCGACAGCAGCGAGCAGCACTGGGCCAGGCAGCGCCTCGCCCTGCTCAACGAGGCCGCGACCTCCATCGGCACCACCCTGGACGTGATCCGCACCGCCGAGGAACTGGCGGAGCTGGTGGTGCCCCGCTTCGCCGACTTCGCCAGCGTCGACCTGTTCGACTGGACGCTGAGGGCGGAAGAGCCCTCCTCGGCCGATGTGCACACCGACGTCGTGCTGCGCCGGGCCGCGCACTGGGCCGGCCCCGACACGCGAACGTCGGCCGCCGTCGCGGTCGGGGACATCGACACGTACCCGCCGTACTCGCCTCCCGCCCACGCCCTCGCCACCGGGCGGGCGGTCCTCAGCCAGGCCGGAGACCCGGGCCTGGAGCGGTGGATCGAGGAGCACAAGGCGCGGGCCGCCCTGACCCGCAGGCACGGCGCGAGCGCCCGTTCGCTGCTGGCGGTGCCGCTGCTGGCCCGTGGCACCACGCTGGGCGTCGCGGTCTTCGCGAGGGCCGTACGCCCGGACCCGTACACCGCCGACGATGTGTCCCTGGCCGAGGAACTGGCCAGCCGCGCCGCCGTCTGCGTGGACAACGCCCGCAGATACGCCCGGGAGCGGGCGACCGCGCTGACCCTCCAGCGCAGCCTGCTGCCCCAGCGGCTGCCCCGGCAGGCGGCCGTGGAGGTCGCCCACCGCTATCTCCCGGCCGACTCCGTGGCGGGCGTCGGCGGCGACTGGTTCGACGTGATCCCGCTGTCCGGCAGCCGGATCGCCCTGGTCGTCGGCGACGTGGTGGGCCACGGCATCCACTCCTCGGCGACCATGGGACGACTGCGCACCGCGGTGCGCACCCTCGCCGACGTGGACCTGCCGCCGGACGAACTCCTCACCCACCTGGACGACCTGGTCGTCACACTCTCGACCGACGACAGCGCCGGCGAGGACGTCGCGGAACTGGGCGCGACCTGCCTGTACGCGGTCTACGATCCCGTCTCCCGCAGCCTCACGCTGGCCGCCGCCGGACACCCGCCGCCCGCCGTCCTGCGCCCCGACGGCACGGTGGAACTCGTCGACATGGCCGCGGGACCGCCGCTGGGCATCGGCGGACTGCCCTTCGAGGCCACGGAACTCCAGCTCGACGAGGGCTCGGTGATCGCCCTGTACACCGACGGGCTGATCGAGGACCGCGGCCGCGACATCGACCAGAGCACCGCCGAACTGCGCCGGGCGCTGGCCGGCCCGGCCGGCTCGCTGGAGGCCATGTGCGACGCGGTGCTCAAGGCCATGCTGCCGGAACAGCCCAGCGACGACGTGGCCCTGCTGCTGGCCCGTACCCGCGCCCTGGGCGCCGACCGCGCGGTCGCCTGGGACCTGTCGCCCGATCCCGCGCAGGTCGCCACCGCCCGCCAGAACGCCGTGGAGCAGCTCTCGCGGTGGGGTCTGGAGGAGGCCGCCTTCGTCACCGAACTGGTCGTCAGCGAACTGGTCACCAACGCCATCCGGTACGGCGTCCCGCCGATGCGGCTGCGGCTGATCCGCGACCGCGCGCTGATCTGCGAGGTGTCCGACGGCAGCTCCACCTCGCCGCACCTGCGCCGCGCGAACGCCTACGACGAGGGCGGCCGCGGCCTCCTGCTGGTCGCCCAGCTCACGCAGCGCTGGGGAAGTCGGCAGACCCCCACGGGAAAGACCATCTGGGCCGAGCAGCCGCTGTCGCCGGAGTGA
- a CDS encoding purine-nucleoside phosphorylase, with amino-acid sequence MNSSPTSDITGGPQADPHAAAEAAAARLRELTGGENHDVALVMGSGWVPAADELGAADYEFPITELPGFPAPAVAGHSGKVRSVRIGGVRALIFLGRNHLYEGKGVATVVHGVRTAVAAGCKTVVLTNGCGGLRQGMYPGQPVLISDHINLTATSPILGANFVDLTDLYSPRLRALCKEVDGTLEEGVYVQFPGPHYETPAEIGMVRAIGGELVGMSTTLEAIAAREAGAEVLGISLVTNLAAGMTGEPLNHEEVLEAGRDSAARMGSLLAQVLNRL; translated from the coding sequence GTGAACTCCTCCCCAACCTCCGACATCACCGGCGGCCCGCAGGCCGACCCGCACGCGGCCGCGGAAGCGGCGGCCGCGCGGCTGCGCGAACTGACCGGTGGAGAGAACCATGACGTGGCCCTGGTAATGGGCTCCGGATGGGTCCCCGCCGCCGATGAGCTCGGGGCGGCCGACTACGAATTCCCGATCACCGAACTGCCCGGGTTCCCGGCGCCCGCCGTGGCCGGGCACTCCGGCAAGGTGCGGTCCGTCCGGATCGGCGGCGTGCGCGCGCTGATCTTCCTGGGCCGCAACCACCTGTACGAGGGCAAGGGCGTGGCGACCGTGGTGCACGGTGTGCGCACGGCCGTCGCCGCGGGCTGCAAGACAGTCGTGCTGACCAACGGCTGCGGCGGCCTGCGCCAGGGGATGTACCCCGGACAGCCGGTCCTGATCAGCGACCACATCAACCTCACCGCGACCTCCCCGATCCTCGGGGCGAACTTCGTGGACCTGACCGACCTCTACTCGCCCCGCCTGCGGGCGCTGTGCAAGGAGGTCGACGGGACCCTCGAAGAGGGCGTGTACGTGCAGTTCCCCGGCCCGCACTACGAGACCCCGGCCGAGATCGGCATGGTCCGGGCGATCGGCGGCGAGCTGGTCGGCATGTCGACCACGCTGGAGGCCATCGCCGCCCGGGAGGCGGGCGCCGAGGTGCTCGGCATCTCGCTCGTCACCAACCTGGCCGCCGGTATGACCGGCGAGCCGCTCAACCACGAAGAGGTCCTGGAGGCCGGCCGCGACTCGGCGGCCCGGATGGGCTCCCTCCTCGCCCAGGTGCTGAACCGCCTCTGA
- a CDS encoding phospho-sugar mutase — MAAAELIQQARTWLAEDPDPDTRAELETLLAAVESGGATGEAAAADLAERFAGTLQFGTAGLRGEIGAGPMRMNRSVVIRAAAGLAAYLKANGDAGGLVVVGYDARHKSYDFALDTAAVMVGAGLRAAVLPRPMPTPVLAFAIRHLGAVAGVTVTASHNPPRDNGYKVYLGDGSQIVPPADSGIAAGIDSIRSLTEVPLAADGWQILGDEVLDAYLARTSSVVDTHSPRDVSVVYTPLHGVGRETLTAAFKRAGFPAPTTVPEQADPDPDFPTVAFPNPEEPGAMDLAFKSAQSIGPDIVIANDPDADRCAVAVPDRTSPAGWRMLRGDEVGALLATHLVHKNATGTFAASIVSSSLLSRIAADAGLEYADTLTGFKWIARVDGLRYGYEEALGYCVDPEGVRDKDGISAALLIAELTAELKQHGRTLTDLLDDLALRHGLHATDQLSVRVADLSLIADAMARLREAPPTALAGLPVLTAEDLTKGTEELPPTDGLRYHLAGTPDSGVSAARVIVRPSGTEPKLKCYLEAVVPVTGADGLTTARARAGAVLAALKADLSEAAGI, encoded by the coding sequence GTGGCAGCAGCAGAGCTGATCCAGCAGGCGCGCACCTGGCTCGCCGAGGACCCCGACCCGGACACCCGGGCCGAGCTGGAGACCCTGCTGGCGGCCGTCGAATCCGGCGGCGCCACCGGTGAGGCCGCCGCCGCCGACCTCGCCGAGCGCTTCGCCGGCACGCTGCAGTTCGGCACGGCCGGGCTGCGCGGCGAGATCGGCGCGGGCCCGATGCGGATGAACCGCTCGGTGGTCATCCGGGCGGCGGCGGGCCTGGCCGCGTACCTCAAGGCCAACGGCGATGCGGGCGGCCTGGTGGTGGTCGGCTACGACGCCCGCCACAAGTCGTACGACTTCGCCCTCGACACCGCCGCCGTCATGGTCGGCGCCGGCCTGCGCGCCGCCGTGCTGCCGCGCCCGATGCCGACCCCGGTGCTGGCCTTCGCCATCCGTCACCTGGGCGCGGTCGCGGGCGTCACCGTCACCGCGAGCCACAACCCGCCCCGCGACAACGGCTACAAGGTCTACCTCGGCGACGGCTCGCAGATCGTGCCGCCCGCCGACTCCGGCATCGCCGCCGGGATCGACTCGATCCGCTCCCTGACCGAGGTCCCGCTGGCGGCGGACGGCTGGCAGATCCTGGGCGACGAGGTGCTGGACGCCTACCTGGCCCGTACGTCGTCCGTGGTGGACACCCACTCGCCCCGCGATGTCTCCGTGGTCTACACCCCGCTGCACGGGGTCGGCCGCGAGACGCTGACCGCCGCCTTCAAGCGGGCCGGCTTCCCGGCCCCGACCACCGTCCCCGAGCAGGCGGACCCCGATCCGGACTTCCCGACCGTCGCCTTCCCCAACCCGGAAGAGCCCGGCGCCATGGACCTGGCCTTCAAGTCCGCCCAGTCCATCGGCCCGGACATCGTCATCGCCAACGACCCCGACGCCGACCGCTGCGCCGTCGCCGTCCCGGACCGCACCTCCCCGGCCGGCTGGCGCATGCTCCGCGGCGACGAGGTCGGCGCCCTCCTGGCCACCCATCTGGTCCACAAGAACGCCACCGGCACCTTCGCCGCCAGCATCGTCTCCTCCTCCCTCCTGTCCCGCATCGCCGCCGACGCGGGCCTGGAGTACGCGGACACCCTCACCGGCTTCAAGTGGATCGCCCGCGTCGACGGCCTGCGCTACGGCTACGAAGAGGCCCTCGGCTACTGCGTCGACCCGGAAGGCGTCCGCGACAAGGACGGCATCAGCGCCGCCCTCCTCATCGCCGAGCTCACCGCCGAGCTCAAGCAGCACGGCCGCACCCTGACCGACCTGCTCGACGACCTCGCGCTGCGCCACGGGCTCCACGCCACCGACCAGCTCTCCGTCCGGGTGGCCGACCTGTCGCTGATCGCCGACGCCATGGCCCGCCTGCGCGAGGCTCCCCCCACCGCCCTGGCCGGCCTGCCCGTCCTCACCGCCGAAGACCTCACCAAGGGCACCGAGGAGCTCCCGCCCACCGACGGCCTGCGCTACCACCTCGCCGGCACCCCCGACTCCGGCGTCTCCGCCGCCCGCGTCATCGTCCGCCCCTCCGGCACCGAGCCCAAGCTCAAGTGCTACCTGGAGGCCGTCGTCCCCGTCACCGGCGCCGACGGCCTGACCACCGCCCGCGCCCGCGCCGGAGCCGTCCTGGCGGCCCTGAAGGCCGACCTGTCGGAGGCGGCGGGCATCTGA
- a CDS encoding PH domain-containing protein encodes MTSSDKSTPAPTPTPYAERTYRSSAGIAGGVLLLVLAGWLGGDAVIYGDGHTPWIALAGLLLGVPLVVAFTLRPLVSADEARIRVRNPLRTITAPWAAVTDIRAGYSTELFAGDRKYQLWAIPVSLRARKRAARSTARSGGPSRAEAVNPQVDPVRAWSDQAVDELRGLRERNAASEAAQGGITVRWAYEVIAPAAAGAVVLAVLLAVGG; translated from the coding sequence ATGACGAGCTCCGACAAGTCCACTCCGGCCCCCACCCCGACCCCCTACGCCGAGCGCACCTATCGCTCGTCCGCCGGGATCGCCGGCGGTGTGCTGCTGCTGGTGCTCGCCGGCTGGCTGGGCGGCGACGCGGTCATCTACGGTGACGGCCATACCCCCTGGATCGCTCTCGCCGGGCTGTTGCTCGGGGTGCCGCTGGTGGTGGCCTTCACCCTGCGGCCGCTCGTCTCCGCGGACGAGGCGCGGATCCGGGTGCGCAATCCGCTCCGTACGATCACCGCTCCCTGGGCCGCCGTCACGGACATTCGTGCCGGCTACTCCACCGAGCTGTTCGCGGGCGACCGCAAGTACCAGCTCTGGGCGATCCCGGTGTCCCTTCGGGCCCGTAAGCGCGCTGCCCGCTCCACGGCCCGCTCCGGCGGGCCCTCCCGGGCCGAGGCCGTCAACCCGCAGGTGGATCCCGTGCGCGCCTGGTCCGACCAGGCCGTCGACGAGCTGCGTGGGCTGCGCGAGCGCAACGCGGCGAGCGAGGCCGCCCAGGGCGGGATCACCGTGCGGTGGGCGTACGAGGTGATCGCCCCGGCGGCGGCCGGGGCGGTCGTGCTCGCGGTGCTGCTCGCGGTCGGCGGCTGA
- a CDS encoding SigE family RNA polymerase sigma factor, with amino-acid sequence MHAEDEAQFQAFVQARWAHLVRTAYLLSGDRHFAEDLAQAALAKAYRSWRKVNRSDNPEAYVRRILVSCNSDRFRKRRVAERLTDAPPEGPGADPTARVAQREVLLKALAGLPARQRAVVVLRYWDDLSEAEVAQTLGCSAGTVKSQAAKGLAKLRVYPGLGASDEPGVPGARGRRERMTTDHGGVK; translated from the coding sequence ATGCACGCAGAGGACGAAGCGCAGTTCCAGGCTTTTGTGCAGGCCAGATGGGCCCACCTGGTGCGGACGGCCTACCTGCTCTCCGGGGACCGGCACTTTGCCGAGGACCTGGCGCAGGCGGCGCTGGCCAAGGCCTACCGGTCCTGGCGGAAGGTGAACCGCAGTGACAATCCGGAGGCGTACGTCCGCCGGATCCTCGTGAGCTGCAACAGCGACCGCTTCCGAAAACGCCGGGTCGCCGAACGGCTCACGGACGCCCCGCCCGAAGGGCCCGGTGCCGATCCCACGGCCCGGGTCGCCCAGCGCGAGGTCCTGCTGAAGGCGCTCGCCGGGCTGCCGGCCCGCCAGCGGGCGGTGGTCGTCCTGCGGTACTGGGACGACCTCTCGGAGGCGGAGGTCGCCCAGACCCTCGGCTGCTCGGCCGGGACGGTCAAGAGCCAGGCGGCCAAGGGGCTGGCCAAACTGCGCGTGTACCCGGGGCTCGGCGCCTCGGACGAGCCCGGTGTTCCGGGCGCTCGCGGACGGCGCGAACGCATGACCACAGACCACGGAGGTGTGAAATGA
- the deoC gene encoding deoxyribose-phosphate aldolase: MPITVPAHSPEAAARLASLSDATASDSALRRFLHGLPGVDAVGLEGRAATLGTRSIKTTAKAYAIDLAISMIDLTTLEGADTPGKVRALCAKGVHPDPLDRTTPRVAAICVYPDMVKVAKEALGTSGVRVASVATAFPAGRAALPVKLADVADAVAAGADEVDMVIDRGAFLAGHYLKVYDEIRAVRAACARPDGTSAHLKVIFETGELSTYDNIRRASWLGMLAGADFIKTSTGKVAVNATPPNTLILLEAVRDFRATVGVQVGVKPAGGIRTTKDAIKFLVLVNETVGEDWLSNEWFRFGASSLLNDLLMQRQKLSTGRYSGPDYVTVD; the protein is encoded by the coding sequence ATGCCCATCACTGTCCCCGCTCACAGCCCCGAGGCGGCGGCCCGGCTGGCGTCCCTGTCGGACGCGACCGCGTCCGACAGCGCCCTGCGCCGCTTCCTGCACGGCCTTCCCGGTGTCGACGCGGTCGGCCTCGAAGGCCGCGCCGCCACCCTCGGCACCCGCTCGATCAAGACCACGGCGAAGGCGTACGCCATCGACCTGGCCATCTCGATGATCGACCTGACCACGCTCGAAGGCGCGGACACCCCGGGCAAGGTCCGGGCGCTGTGCGCCAAGGGCGTCCATCCCGATCCCCTGGACCGAACGACCCCCCGGGTCGCCGCGATCTGCGTCTACCCCGACATGGTGAAGGTGGCCAAGGAGGCCCTCGGCACATCGGGCGTCCGTGTCGCGTCCGTCGCCACCGCCTTCCCGGCCGGCCGGGCCGCGCTGCCGGTGAAGCTCGCCGATGTGGCCGACGCGGTCGCGGCCGGGGCGGACGAGGTCGACATGGTCATCGACCGTGGCGCCTTCCTGGCCGGGCACTACCTGAAGGTCTACGACGAGATCAGGGCCGTCAGGGCGGCATGCGCCCGCCCCGACGGCACCTCCGCCCACCTCAAGGTGATCTTCGAGACCGGCGAGCTGTCGACGTACGACAACATCCGCCGCGCCTCCTGGCTCGGCATGCTGGCCGGCGCCGACTTCATCAAGACCTCCACCGGCAAGGTCGCGGTCAACGCCACACCCCCCAACACGCTGATCCTCCTCGAAGCCGTACGCGACTTCCGCGCGACGGTCGGCGTCCAGGTCGGCGTGAAGCCGGCCGGCGGCATCCGTACAACCAAGGACGCCATCAAGTTCCTCGTCCTGGTCAACGAGACGGTCGGCGAGGACTGGCTGAGCAACGAGTGGTTCCGCTTCGGCGCGTCCAGCCTGCTCAACGACCTGCTGATGCAGCGCCAGAAGCTGAGCACCGGCCGTTACTCCGGCCCCGACTACGTGACGGTGGACTGA